A region of Sphingobium baderi DNA encodes the following proteins:
- a CDS encoding 12-oxophytodienoate reductase, giving the protein MQDILFSPFSIGKVRLDNRIVMAPMTRNRSPGGVPNDAVIAYYRRRAEAGVGLIVTEGVGIQHGSALGGGSMKERDVPFLYGDAALAGWRAVVDAVHGAGGRIFPQLWHMGPIREDGTGPYPQVPSSRPSGLWGPAGRRSTVPDDYVARVLPERKAMTDGEIADVIAAFADAARNAVLTGFDGIAIHGAHGYLIDSFLWAETNRRNDRWGGDLAGRSAFAAAVVSAIRGAVGGDVPIMFRFSQWKQQDYQALLARTPGELETMLRPLVDAGVDIFDASTRKFDMPAFDGSDLTLAGWARQLTGLPAMAVGGVGLDRDLYGSYAAGGSAGIDNLAGVRRRMTAGEFDLIGVGRALIADPQWARKAERGESFLPFDPATVRNLV; this is encoded by the coding sequence ATGCAGGACATTCTTTTCAGCCCATTTTCGATCGGCAAGGTTCGGCTGGACAATCGAATCGTGATGGCGCCGATGACCCGGAACCGTTCTCCCGGCGGCGTGCCGAACGACGCGGTCATCGCCTATTACCGACGCCGTGCGGAAGCCGGCGTAGGGCTGATCGTGACCGAAGGCGTCGGCATCCAGCACGGCTCCGCGCTGGGTGGCGGCAGCATGAAGGAAAGGGACGTTCCCTTCCTATATGGCGACGCCGCGCTCGCGGGCTGGCGGGCGGTGGTCGACGCGGTGCATGGCGCGGGAGGCAGGATATTCCCGCAACTCTGGCACATGGGGCCGATCCGCGAGGACGGCACCGGGCCTTATCCGCAGGTGCCTTCGAGCAGGCCGTCGGGCCTTTGGGGACCGGCGGGACGCAGGTCGACCGTCCCTGACGATTATGTCGCCCGCGTTCTCCCGGAGCGAAAGGCGATGACGGATGGGGAGATCGCCGACGTGATTGCCGCATTTGCGGATGCCGCGCGCAATGCGGTCCTTACGGGGTTCGACGGCATCGCCATTCATGGCGCGCATGGCTATCTGATCGACTCATTTTTGTGGGCGGAAACCAATCGCCGTAATGACCGCTGGGGCGGCGATCTGGCCGGGCGCAGCGCCTTCGCGGCGGCGGTGGTGTCCGCCATCCGCGGCGCGGTGGGCGGCGATGTCCCGATCATGTTTCGTTTCTCGCAATGGAAACAGCAGGATTATCAGGCGCTGCTTGCCCGGACGCCGGGAGAATTGGAGACGATGCTGCGCCCTCTGGTCGATGCGGGTGTCGACATCTTCGACGCGAGCACGCGCAAATTTGATATGCCGGCCTTCGATGGAAGCGACCTGACGCTCGCGGGATGGGCCAGGCAGCTTACGGGGCTGCCTGCCATGGCCGTCGGCGGTGTCGGTCTGGATCGCGACCTCTATGGTTCCTATGCTGCGGGGGGCAGCGCGGGCATCGACAATCTGGCCGGGGTGCGGCGGCGCATGACCGCCGGCGAATTTGATCTGATCGGCGTGGGGCGCGCGCTCATCGCCGATCCGCAATGGGCGCGGAAGGCCGAGCGCGGAGAGAGTTTCCTGCCGTTCGATCCGGCAACCGTCAGGAATCTGGTCTGA
- a CDS encoding winged helix-turn-helix transcriptional regulator: protein MDTKNPTERYDVMRADCPARQILDRIADKWTVLVILALATGPLRFGRLKAKVEGVSQKMLTQTLRGLERDGMVDRAAYPTVPVTVEYALTPLGHSLVDAVVGLRRWSHAHIDKIDQARRRYDTGKSENANL from the coding sequence ATGGATACTAAGAATCCAACCGAACGATATGACGTTATGCGAGCGGACTGTCCCGCACGGCAGATCCTGGACAGGATCGCAGACAAGTGGACGGTGCTGGTCATTCTCGCGCTGGCAACAGGTCCGCTGCGTTTCGGGCGTCTTAAAGCAAAAGTGGAAGGCGTGAGTCAAAAGATGTTGACCCAGACCCTTCGCGGGCTGGAACGCGATGGAATGGTGGATCGCGCCGCTTATCCTACGGTTCCCGTTACTGTGGAATATGCGCTTACACCGCTCGGACACAGCTTGGTTGATGCTGTCGTTGGGTTGCGGCGATGGAGCCATGCACATATCGACAAGATCGATCAGGCTCGCCGTCGTTACGACACGGGCAAAAGCGAGAATGCAAATTTATAA
- a CDS encoding lipopolysaccharide biosynthesis protein: MKSGSGGAGDGFARILANTGWLLGGKGVGAVLSLAYLAIVTRTLGVADFGRFALVLSAANVIKTLVSFDSWQIVVRYGQPHLAAGNGDALNRVLRFCILIDLASALAGGVVAGAIIILFGHLMDLSAQMGWQAWLFCMMMMITIRSSPTGILRLFDRFDSAAFAETMIPVGRMIGAGVALALMPGITGFLIAWAAAELLCAAAYWILALREGGERIGRWRAGRALDARHENPGIVGFLTATNLQTTLSSVGQQVAVLIVGLFVGPTGAGLYRLANQLANSLTKISSLLSRSIFVELTRTHSSHGADALRTLFRRTNRLALIAGAVIIALILTIGHPLLGLIAGKAFLPAYPLLLLLGVAACIDLVGVSYRPLLMATDRASLSLRITFIATALLLGLQAALLPIYGTIGAAAANIVAASAGFLMMGLASRRAVEVHAAAEQMREGGG; encoded by the coding sequence ATGAAAAGCGGATCGGGCGGGGCCGGCGACGGCTTTGCGCGCATCCTGGCGAATACCGGCTGGCTGCTGGGCGGCAAGGGCGTGGGCGCGGTGCTAAGCCTGGCCTATCTCGCCATCGTCACGCGCACATTGGGGGTTGCCGATTTCGGGCGCTTCGCACTGGTGCTGAGCGCCGCCAACGTCATCAAGACACTGGTCAGTTTCGATAGCTGGCAAATCGTCGTGCGTTACGGCCAGCCGCATCTGGCGGCGGGAAATGGCGACGCGCTCAATCGCGTGCTGCGCTTCTGCATCCTGATCGACCTTGCTTCCGCGCTGGCCGGAGGGGTGGTCGCGGGCGCCATCATCATCCTGTTCGGCCATCTGATGGACCTGTCGGCGCAGATGGGATGGCAGGCCTGGCTGTTCTGCATGATGATGATGATCACTATCCGTTCCAGCCCGACCGGCATATTGCGCCTGTTCGACCGTTTCGATTCGGCGGCTTTCGCGGAAACCATGATCCCGGTCGGGCGGATGATCGGGGCAGGCGTTGCGCTGGCGCTGATGCCGGGCATTACGGGTTTCCTGATCGCCTGGGCGGCGGCGGAGCTGCTATGCGCGGCGGCCTATTGGATATTGGCGCTGCGCGAGGGGGGGGAGCGGATCGGACGCTGGCGCGCGGGCCGGGCGCTGGACGCGCGGCATGAAAATCCCGGCATCGTCGGATTCCTGACCGCAACCAACCTGCAAACCACGCTGTCGTCGGTAGGGCAGCAGGTGGCGGTGCTGATCGTCGGCCTGTTCGTGGGGCCGACCGGCGCGGGCCTCTATCGCCTCGCCAACCAGCTTGCCAATTCACTGACGAAGATTTCCAGCCTGTTGTCGCGCAGCATCTTCGTGGAGCTGACGCGCACGCATAGCAGCCATGGCGCGGATGCGCTGCGGACCCTGTTCCGGCGGACCAATCGGCTGGCGCTGATCGCGGGGGCGGTCATCATCGCGCTGATCCTGACGATCGGCCATCCGCTGCTGGGCCTGATCGCGGGCAAGGCATTTCTGCCTGCCTATCCGCTGCTGCTGCTGCTGGGCGTGGCGGCCTGCATCGACCTAGTGGGGGTGAGCTATCGTCCGCTGCTGATGGCGACGGACCGGGCCAGCCTGTCGCTGCGGATCACCTTCATCGCGACGGCCTTGCTGCTGGGGCTGCAGGCGGCGCTGCTGCCGATCTATGGCACCATCGGCGCGGCCGCCGCGAATATCGTCGCCGCCAGCGCCGGATTCCTGATGATGGGGCTGGCGAGCCGCCGGGCGGTGGAGGTGCATGCCGCCGCCGAACAGATGCGCGAAGGCGGCGGCTGA